In the genome of Hippoglossus hippoglossus isolate fHipHip1 chromosome 12, fHipHip1.pri, whole genome shotgun sequence, one region contains:
- the exosc2 gene encoding exosome complex component RRP4 — translation MAADMRLPDIRKPVSLSTFDRKDLVVPGDVITSDTGFMRGHGTYVDEDKLTASVAGEVQRVDKLICVRPLKTRFNGEVGDVVVGRITEVQQKRWKVETNSRLDSVLLLSSVNLPGGELRRRSAEDELTMREYLQEGDLISAEVQSVFADGALSLHTRSLKYGKLGQGVVVQLSPSLIKRQKSHFHNLPCGASVILGNNGYVWLYPTPENQEEEAGGFYTSLEPVSLSDREVISRLRNCLLALAAHKVLLFDTSVLYCYESSLQHQVKDILKPELMEEIVMLTQQKLLEQEG, via the exons ATGGCGGCAGACATGAGATTACCAGATATTCGAAAACCAGTGTCACTTTCCACTTTCGACCGAAAGGACCTGGTGGTTCCCGGCGATGTGATCACGTCAGACACCGGTTTCATGAG GGGTCATGGTACCTATGTTGATGAAGACAAGCTGACGGCTTCAGTCGCTGGAGAGGTGCAGAGAGTTGACAAGCTGATCTGTGTCAGACCTCTCAAGACCAG GTTCAACGGTGAGGTTGGAGACGTGGTGGTTGGGAGAATTACAGAG GTACAACAGAAACGCTGGAAGGTGGAGACCAACTCTCGGCTGGACTCTGTCCTCTTGTTGTCCTCTGTCAATCTGCCTGGAGGAGAGCTG AGGAGAAGATCAGCAGAAGATGAGCTCACCATGAGAGAATACCTTCAGGAGGGCGATCTCATCAGT GCGGAGGTGCAGTCTGTCTTCGCAGACGGAGCTTTATCACTTCACACCCGTAGTTTAAAGTACGGAAAA TTGGGTCAAGGGGTGGTGGTACAGCTTTCTCCTTCTCTGATCAAGAGGCAGAAGTCACATTTCCACAACCTGCCGTGTGGCGCATCCGTTATTCTCGGGAATAACGGTTATGTGTGGTTGTATCCAACACCAGaaaaccaggaggaggaggctgggggCTTCTACACCAGTTTGGAG CCCGTGAGCCTGTCGGATCGAGAAGTGATTTCACGGTTGAGGAACTGCCTGTTAGCGTTGGCTGCACACAAGGTCCTATTGTTTGACACCAGTGTTCTCTACTGCTATGAATCTTCACTTCAACACCAG GTCAAGGACATCTTGAAACCAGAATTGATGGAGGAGATTGTAATGTTGACACAACAGAAGCTGTTGGAACAGGAAGGTTAG